In Kiritimatiellaceae bacterium, the genomic window CGGTCGAAAAAGTTTCCAAGCATTGGAAAACCCTGCAGGAAAACTTCCAAACCTTGGCTGGCGATCCGGATCTCGGAAGCTGGCAGGCCGTTCAGGCCGATGTTTACGAATTTATGAAACGCGGCACCGGACCGTTTGACTTGATCTTCGCCGACCCGCCTTATGAGGAGGCAGATTTGGCGAAACTGCTGGAAGCACTGGCCAGCGCGCTGGCCCCGGGCGGGTTATTGGTATTTGAAATGCGCTCCCGTGATGATTATAGTGTGCCGCCTGAGTGGAATCTGATTAAGGAGAAGCGCTACGGGGGAACCAAGATGCTTTTTCTGGAGCCGTTAAAATGAATAAAAAAGCAATTTATGCCGGAACGTTCGATCCGATGACGCTGGGCCACCTCGATGTGGTGGAGCGCGCCGCTAAGATTTTTCCGGAGTTGATCGTGGCGGTGACCGCCGTGACCGGTAAGAACACCCTGTTTTCTCAGGAAGAGCGCGTCGAACTGGTGAAAAAGTCGGTTTCCGGGCTGGCGAATGTAAAGGTGACGCTCTTTGACGGCCTGCTGGTGGAATATGCCCGGTCGCAGGGCGTCGGCGTATTGATCCGCGGACTGCGGGCCTTTTCGGACTTTGAATACGAATTTCAAATGGCGCTGACCAACCGTCGGCTGGCACCGGATATCGAAACGCTCTTCCTGATGCCGAAGCAGGATTACAGCTTCCTCAGTTCGACCAACGTCAAGCAGGTCGCCTCGCTCGGCGGCGATGTGTCTGAGTTTGTGCCAGCAGCCGTTTTGGCGGCTTTAACCCGTAAACTGAAACGGTAAATCCTCCCATGATCATCAACGTAGCCCATATTCCCGAGTCGGGACGGAAGTTTCATGAAGAGGAGCCGGGAGAGATTCTCGGGCTGAGTGAAGCGGACGAGTTTTATGCGGCGGGGCCGGTGAGCTGTGACCTCTATGCTCAGGTGGTGGATGAAACGCTGATTGTCCGGGGAACCGTGTCGGTTCCGCTGAAGGCGCACTGTGCACGATGCACGCAAATTTTCTCGACAACCGCCACTGATTCCGGTTTCCTGCGCGACTTCTCCGGCATTCAAGGGACAGAGGAAGTGGATGTTACAGAGGATATCCGCGAGGCGATTCTTCTGAGTTTACCGCACTTTCCGCTTTGCGACGAAGGGTGCAAGGGGCTTTGTCCGCAGTGCGGTAAAAGCCTGAACGGCGAGCCGTGCGGATGCGGGAAGATCGAGAAGGGCGTGGCGTGGAGCGCGCTCAATAGTTTGAAATTGTAATGGAAAAGCAGAACGGGGCTGGGGTACTATGCCGAGCCTTTATAGAAAAGCAGTTTAGCGGGAGATTGTAGAAATGGCCCTACCAAAAAGAAAATCATCGAAAAGCAGAACGAGACGCACCAAAGCCGAAAACATGAAGCGCAAGCTGAATAATGCCGGGTTTGATGCCGAAAGCGGAGCCCCCGCGCTGCCGCATCGCGTATGCC contains:
- the rsmD gene encoding 16S rRNA (guanine(966)-N(2))-methyltransferase RsmD; this encodes MPRRAGKDKPVIDIRLFAVTLRAVRINSGILGRRNFNVPKDGLRPTMEQAREGVFSSLAARVPGARVLDLFAGSGSLGLEAWSRGAASVTAVEKVSKHWKTLQENFQTLAGDPDLGSWQAVQADVYEFMKRGTGPFDLIFADPPYEEADLAKLLEALASALAPGGLLVFEMRSRDDYSVPPEWNLIKEKRYGGTKMLFLEPLK
- the coaD gene encoding pantetheine-phosphate adenylyltransferase encodes the protein MNKKAIYAGTFDPMTLGHLDVVERAAKIFPELIVAVTAVTGKNTLFSQEERVELVKKSVSGLANVKVTLFDGLLVEYARSQGVGVLIRGLRAFSDFEYEFQMALTNRRLAPDIETLFLMPKQDYSFLSSTNVKQVASLGGDVSEFVPAAVLAALTRKLKR
- a CDS encoding DUF177 domain-containing protein; its protein translation is MIINVAHIPESGRKFHEEEPGEILGLSEADEFYAAGPVSCDLYAQVVDETLIVRGTVSVPLKAHCARCTQIFSTTATDSGFLRDFSGIQGTEEVDVTEDIREAILLSLPHFPLCDEGCKGLCPQCGKSLNGEPCGCGKIEKGVAWSALNSLKL
- the rpmF gene encoding 50S ribosomal protein L32 → MALPKRKSSKSRTRRTKAENMKRKLNNAGFDAESGAPALPHRVCPTTGKYKGRQVITVSDE